The following proteins are co-located in the Lagopus muta isolate bLagMut1 chromosome 11, bLagMut1 primary, whole genome shotgun sequence genome:
- the ARHGEF3 gene encoding rho guanine nucleotide exchange factor 3 isoform X3 translates to MVAKDYPFYLSVKRANCALDVEAASSPAKETEEPSNKRVKPLSRVTSLANLIPPVRATPLKRFSQTLQRSISFRSDSRPDLFSPRPWSRNTPAANTKRRDSKLWSETFDVCVNHMLTSKEIKRQEAIFELSKGEEDLIEDLKLAKKAYHDPMLKLSIMTEQELNQIFGTLDSLIPLHEDLLRRLQEVRKSDGSTEHVGHILVGWLPCLNSYDSYCSNQVAAKALLDHKKQDHRVQDFLQRCLESPFSRKLDLWNFLDIPRSRLVKYPLLLREILRHTPNDHPDQQHLEEAINIIQGIVAEINIKTGESECQYYKERLIYLEEGQRDSLIDNSRVLCCHGELKNNRGVKLHVFLFQEVLVITRAITHNEQLCYQLYRQPIPVMDLVLEDLQDGEVRLGGSIRGAFSNNERIKNFFRVSFKNGSQSQSHSLQANDSFSKQQWLNCIRQAKEKVTCAGKAGVLSSEACFILSPNGSRVSEGETMIEQMDQSDSESDCSMDTSEISIDCERMEQTNPCESEKQVETNV, encoded by the exons ATGGTGGCCAAGGATTACCCGTTCTACCTTTCGGTCAAGAGGGCGAATTGCGCCTTGGATGTGGAGGCGGCGAGCAGCCCGGCTAAAGAGACGGAG GAACCCAGTAACAAGCGGGTCAAGCCTCTTTCTAGAGTTACATCACTAGCAAATCTTATTCCTCCTGTACGAGCCACTCCATTGAAGCGGTTCAGCCAGACACTTCAG CGCTCTATCAGTTTCCGCAGTGACAGTCGCCCAGATCTGTTCAGTCCACGGCCGTGGTCTCGAAATACACCTGCTGCTAACACAAAGCGGAGAGACAGCAAGCTGTGGAGTGAGACCTTTGATGTCTGTGTCAATCATATGCTTACATCTAAAGAAATCAAGCGTCAAGAG GCTATATTTGAACTTTCCAAGGGAGAAGAAGACTTAATAGAAGATCTGAAGTTAGCGAAAAAG GCTTATCATGACCCAATGCTTAAACTATCCATCATGACAGAGCAAGAGTTGAACCAAATTTTTGGAACACTGGACTCTCTAATTCCTTTACATGAAG ATCTTCTCAGGCGACTTCAAGAAGTCAGGAAATCTGATGGATCAACAGAACACGTTGGCCATATCCTTGTGGGCTGG cTTCCATGCTTAAACTCCTATGATAGCTACTGCAGCAATCAGGTAGCAGCCAAAGCTTTATTGGATCACAAGAAACAAGATCACAGAGTGCAAGATTTCCTGCAGCGCTGCTTAGAGTCACCTTTTAGTCGTAAACTGGACCTTTGGAATTTCCTTGACATCCCAAGAAGCCGTTTGGTTAAATATCCATTACTGCTCAGAGAGATTTTGAGACACACACCAAATGATCATCCAGATCAACAGCACCTTGAAGAAGCT aTTAACATCATTCAGGGTATAGTTGCTGAAATCAACATAAAGACTGGTGAATCTGAATGCCAGTACTACAAAGAAAGACTTATTTATCTTGAAGAAGGACAGAGGGATTCACTCATTGATAATTCACGTGTTCTGTGTTGTCACGGCGAACTGAAGAACAACAGAGGAGTG aaactgCATGTCTTCCTCTTCCAAGAAGTCTTAGTAATTACTCGAGCTATCACCCATAATGAACAGCTCTGCTATCAGCTGTATCGGCAGCCAATTCCAGTGATGGATCTTGTGTTAGAAGACTTGCAAGATGGCGAGGTTCGATTGGGTGGATCCATACGTGGTGCATTTAGCAACAATGAGAGAA TCAAAAACTTCTTTAGAGTCAGCTTCAAAAATGGATCTCAAAGCCAGTCTCACTCACTGCAAGCCAATGACTCCTTCAGCAAACAGCAGTGGCTTAATTGCATCCGGCAGGCCAAAGAAAAAGTGACGTGTGCAGGAAAAGCTGGAGTGCTGAGCTCAGaagcatgttttattttgtcacCAAATGGAAGCAGGGTATCCGAGGGAGAAACCATGATTGAGCAAATGGACCAATCTGACAGTGAGTCAGACTGTAGTATGGACACCAGTGAGATCAGCATCGACTGTGAACGTATGGAACAGACAAACCCTTGTGAAAGCGAAAAACAAGTAGAAACCAATGTTTGA
- the ARHGEF3 gene encoding rho guanine nucleotide exchange factor 3 isoform X4 translates to MVWCCFFVHYQKKRKQSTQDEDTISICSLDTSEPSNKRVKPLSRVTSLANLIPPVRATPLKRFSQTLQRSISFRSDSRPDLFSPRPWSRNTPAANTKRRDSKLWSETFDVCVNHMLTSKEIKRQEAIFELSKGEEDLIEDLKLAKKAYHDPMLKLSIMTEQELNQIFGTLDSLIPLHEDLLRRLQEVRKSDGSTEHVGHILVGWLPCLNSYDSYCSNQVAAKALLDHKKQDHRVQDFLQRCLESPFSRKLDLWNFLDIPRSRLVKYPLLLREILRHTPNDHPDQQHLEEAINIIQGIVAEINIKTGESECQYYKERLIYLEEGQRDSLIDNSRVLCCHGELKNNRGVKLHVFLFQEVLVITRAITHNEQLCYQLYRQPIPVMDLVLEDLQDGEVRLGGSIRGAFSNNERIKNFFRVSFKNGSQSQSHSLQANDSFSKQQWLNCIRQAKEKVTCAGKAGVLSSEACFILSPNGSRVSEGETMIEQMDQSDSESDCSMDTSEISIDCERMEQTNPCESEKQVETNV, encoded by the exons GAACCCAGTAACAAGCGGGTCAAGCCTCTTTCTAGAGTTACATCACTAGCAAATCTTATTCCTCCTGTACGAGCCACTCCATTGAAGCGGTTCAGCCAGACACTTCAG CGCTCTATCAGTTTCCGCAGTGACAGTCGCCCAGATCTGTTCAGTCCACGGCCGTGGTCTCGAAATACACCTGCTGCTAACACAAAGCGGAGAGACAGCAAGCTGTGGAGTGAGACCTTTGATGTCTGTGTCAATCATATGCTTACATCTAAAGAAATCAAGCGTCAAGAG GCTATATTTGAACTTTCCAAGGGAGAAGAAGACTTAATAGAAGATCTGAAGTTAGCGAAAAAG GCTTATCATGACCCAATGCTTAAACTATCCATCATGACAGAGCAAGAGTTGAACCAAATTTTTGGAACACTGGACTCTCTAATTCCTTTACATGAAG ATCTTCTCAGGCGACTTCAAGAAGTCAGGAAATCTGATGGATCAACAGAACACGTTGGCCATATCCTTGTGGGCTGG cTTCCATGCTTAAACTCCTATGATAGCTACTGCAGCAATCAGGTAGCAGCCAAAGCTTTATTGGATCACAAGAAACAAGATCACAGAGTGCAAGATTTCCTGCAGCGCTGCTTAGAGTCACCTTTTAGTCGTAAACTGGACCTTTGGAATTTCCTTGACATCCCAAGAAGCCGTTTGGTTAAATATCCATTACTGCTCAGAGAGATTTTGAGACACACACCAAATGATCATCCAGATCAACAGCACCTTGAAGAAGCT aTTAACATCATTCAGGGTATAGTTGCTGAAATCAACATAAAGACTGGTGAATCTGAATGCCAGTACTACAAAGAAAGACTTATTTATCTTGAAGAAGGACAGAGGGATTCACTCATTGATAATTCACGTGTTCTGTGTTGTCACGGCGAACTGAAGAACAACAGAGGAGTG aaactgCATGTCTTCCTCTTCCAAGAAGTCTTAGTAATTACTCGAGCTATCACCCATAATGAACAGCTCTGCTATCAGCTGTATCGGCAGCCAATTCCAGTGATGGATCTTGTGTTAGAAGACTTGCAAGATGGCGAGGTTCGATTGGGTGGATCCATACGTGGTGCATTTAGCAACAATGAGAGAA TCAAAAACTTCTTTAGAGTCAGCTTCAAAAATGGATCTCAAAGCCAGTCTCACTCACTGCAAGCCAATGACTCCTTCAGCAAACAGCAGTGGCTTAATTGCATCCGGCAGGCCAAAGAAAAAGTGACGTGTGCAGGAAAAGCTGGAGTGCTGAGCTCAGaagcatgttttattttgtcacCAAATGGAAGCAGGGTATCCGAGGGAGAAACCATGATTGAGCAAATGGACCAATCTGACAGTGAGTCAGACTGTAGTATGGACACCAGTGAGATCAGCATCGACTGTGAACGTATGGAACAGACAAACCCTTGTGAAAGCGAAAAACAAGTAGAAACCAATGTTTGA
- the ARHGEF3 gene encoding rho guanine nucleotide exchange factor 3 isoform X2 encodes MPGAGEEPEGARPKQQQQNNFSLFPSTKGWNFRGKKRKQSTQDEDTISICSLDTSEPSNKRVKPLSRVTSLANLIPPVRATPLKRFSQTLQRSISFRSDSRPDLFSPRPWSRNTPAANTKRRDSKLWSETFDVCVNHMLTSKEIKRQEAIFELSKGEEDLIEDLKLAKKAYHDPMLKLSIMTEQELNQIFGTLDSLIPLHEDLLRRLQEVRKSDGSTEHVGHILVGWLPCLNSYDSYCSNQVAAKALLDHKKQDHRVQDFLQRCLESPFSRKLDLWNFLDIPRSRLVKYPLLLREILRHTPNDHPDQQHLEEAINIIQGIVAEINIKTGESECQYYKERLIYLEEGQRDSLIDNSRVLCCHGELKNNRGVKLHVFLFQEVLVITRAITHNEQLCYQLYRQPIPVMDLVLEDLQDGEVRLGGSIRGAFSNNERIKNFFRVSFKNGSQSQSHSLQANDSFSKQQWLNCIRQAKEKVTCAGKAGVLSSEACFILSPNGSRVSEGETMIEQMDQSDSESDCSMDTSEISIDCERMEQTNPCESEKQVETNV; translated from the exons GAACCCAGTAACAAGCGGGTCAAGCCTCTTTCTAGAGTTACATCACTAGCAAATCTTATTCCTCCTGTACGAGCCACTCCATTGAAGCGGTTCAGCCAGACACTTCAG CGCTCTATCAGTTTCCGCAGTGACAGTCGCCCAGATCTGTTCAGTCCACGGCCGTGGTCTCGAAATACACCTGCTGCTAACACAAAGCGGAGAGACAGCAAGCTGTGGAGTGAGACCTTTGATGTCTGTGTCAATCATATGCTTACATCTAAAGAAATCAAGCGTCAAGAG GCTATATTTGAACTTTCCAAGGGAGAAGAAGACTTAATAGAAGATCTGAAGTTAGCGAAAAAG GCTTATCATGACCCAATGCTTAAACTATCCATCATGACAGAGCAAGAGTTGAACCAAATTTTTGGAACACTGGACTCTCTAATTCCTTTACATGAAG ATCTTCTCAGGCGACTTCAAGAAGTCAGGAAATCTGATGGATCAACAGAACACGTTGGCCATATCCTTGTGGGCTGG cTTCCATGCTTAAACTCCTATGATAGCTACTGCAGCAATCAGGTAGCAGCCAAAGCTTTATTGGATCACAAGAAACAAGATCACAGAGTGCAAGATTTCCTGCAGCGCTGCTTAGAGTCACCTTTTAGTCGTAAACTGGACCTTTGGAATTTCCTTGACATCCCAAGAAGCCGTTTGGTTAAATATCCATTACTGCTCAGAGAGATTTTGAGACACACACCAAATGATCATCCAGATCAACAGCACCTTGAAGAAGCT aTTAACATCATTCAGGGTATAGTTGCTGAAATCAACATAAAGACTGGTGAATCTGAATGCCAGTACTACAAAGAAAGACTTATTTATCTTGAAGAAGGACAGAGGGATTCACTCATTGATAATTCACGTGTTCTGTGTTGTCACGGCGAACTGAAGAACAACAGAGGAGTG aaactgCATGTCTTCCTCTTCCAAGAAGTCTTAGTAATTACTCGAGCTATCACCCATAATGAACAGCTCTGCTATCAGCTGTATCGGCAGCCAATTCCAGTGATGGATCTTGTGTTAGAAGACTTGCAAGATGGCGAGGTTCGATTGGGTGGATCCATACGTGGTGCATTTAGCAACAATGAGAGAA TCAAAAACTTCTTTAGAGTCAGCTTCAAAAATGGATCTCAAAGCCAGTCTCACTCACTGCAAGCCAATGACTCCTTCAGCAAACAGCAGTGGCTTAATTGCATCCGGCAGGCCAAAGAAAAAGTGACGTGTGCAGGAAAAGCTGGAGTGCTGAGCTCAGaagcatgttttattttgtcacCAAATGGAAGCAGGGTATCCGAGGGAGAAACCATGATTGAGCAAATGGACCAATCTGACAGTGAGTCAGACTGTAGTATGGACACCAGTGAGATCAGCATCGACTGTGAACGTATGGAACAGACAAACCCTTGTGAAAGCGAAAAACAAGTAGAAACCAATGTTTGA